Proteins encoded by one window of Flavobacterium sp. N502540:
- a CDS encoding pseudouridine synthase encodes MHHHFILFKPYGYLSQFIYELKRKKKLLGELYHFPEGTMAIGRLDEDSEGLLLLTTDGRISELVRSKKVDKEYYVQVDGIITPEAIEALQKGVEIGFDGGKYKTRPCTAFIVTEIPDFGPRAKKIRDERHGPTSWASITIREGKFRQVRKMTAAVGFPTLRLVRVRIGNVSLQNLKAGEVLEVNDFNLDNEII; translated from the coding sequence ATGCATCATCATTTCATTCTTTTTAAACCTTACGGCTATCTAAGTCAGTTTATTTATGAATTGAAGAGAAAGAAAAAGCTTTTAGGTGAATTATACCATTTCCCTGAAGGTACTATGGCCATCGGAAGACTTGATGAAGACTCTGAAGGTTTACTTTTATTGACGACGGACGGAAGGATAAGCGAACTGGTAAGAAGCAAAAAAGTAGACAAAGAATATTATGTTCAGGTCGACGGAATCATCACTCCCGAAGCAATCGAGGCCTTACAAAAAGGCGTTGAAATAGGTTTTGATGGCGGTAAATACAAAACCAGACCCTGCACTGCTTTTATCGTTACTGAAATTCCAGATTTTGGTCCAAGAGCCAAAAAAATCAGAGATGAACGCCACGGTCCAACCTCCTGGGCTTCTATTACAATAAGAGAAGGGAAATTTCGTCAGGTTCGGAAAATGACCGCGGCTGTTGGATTTCCAACTTTAAGACTGGTTCGTGTTCGCATAGGAAATGTATCTTTGCAAAACTTAAAAGCCGGAGAAGTACTGGAAGTGAATGATTTTAATTTAGATAATGAGATAATTTGA
- a CDS encoding tRNA (cytidine(34)-2'-O)-methyltransferase: MLNIVLVEPEIPNNTGNIGRLCVGTESRLHLIHPFGFVINDKNLKRSGLDYWVHLDVTEYPNVEEWIQQIPDQSRVFLMSSHAEKSYLETDFQDGDWLVFGKESVGLSKEVLARFENHLTIPMSKLIRSFNIANSVAFVVGEAKRQIGLKK, translated from the coding sequence ATGCTAAACATAGTTCTTGTAGAGCCTGAAATCCCTAATAACACCGGAAACATTGGACGTTTGTGCGTGGGTACAGAAAGCAGATTACATTTAATTCACCCTTTCGGATTTGTAATTAACGATAAAAACCTGAAACGTTCGGGACTGGATTACTGGGTACATCTTGACGTTACCGAATATCCAAATGTAGAAGAATGGATTCAGCAGATTCCTGATCAGTCACGTGTTTTTCTGATGAGTTCTCATGCCGAAAAATCATATCTCGAAACTGATTTTCAGGACGGAGACTGGCTTGTATTTGGTAAAGAAAGTGTAGGTTTAAGTAAAGAAGTTCTGGCACGTTTTGAGAATCACCTCACCATTCCCATGTCAAAATTAATCCGAAGCTTTAATATTGCCAATTCTGTGGCTTTTGTGGTGGGAGAAGCAAAAAGACAAATCGGACTGAAAAAATAA
- a CDS encoding ABC transporter ATP-binding protein produces the protein MTTILKTKDLDIGYKSKKGVVTIAENLNLNFASGKLISLIGANGIGKSTLLRTITGIQQPLKGHVFLNEKNISTYKPLELAQNLSLVLTEKLPPSNLSVFELVALGRQPYTNWIGTLSQNDIEKVQEALELTQIEHLAQKKHFEISDGQLQKVLIARALAQDTPLIILDEPTTHLDLLHKVSLFKLLKKLTEETQKCILFSTHDIDLAIQLSNEMIIMTPELVVQDAPCNLISKGSFATLFKDEHIIFDAEKGKFVIT, from the coding sequence ATGACTACCATTTTAAAAACAAAAGATCTCGACATTGGCTACAAGTCCAAGAAAGGAGTTGTGACTATTGCTGAAAATCTAAATCTGAATTTTGCTTCGGGGAAACTCATTTCGTTAATTGGTGCAAACGGAATTGGGAAATCGACTTTGCTTCGCACGATTACCGGAATTCAGCAGCCGTTGAAAGGACATGTTTTTCTAAATGAAAAAAATATAAGTACCTATAAGCCTCTGGAATTGGCTCAAAATTTAAGTTTAGTTTTAACCGAAAAGCTACCGCCAAGTAATTTGTCTGTTTTCGAATTAGTAGCTTTAGGACGTCAGCCTTACACCAATTGGATTGGGACTTTAAGTCAGAATGATATCGAGAAAGTTCAGGAAGCTTTAGAGTTGACTCAAATAGAGCATCTGGCTCAGAAAAAACATTTCGAAATTAGTGACGGACAATTGCAAAAGGTTTTAATTGCACGAGCTTTGGCACAAGATACTCCGTTGATTATTCTGGACGAGCCGACAACACATCTTGATTTGCTGCACAAAGTTTCGCTGTTCAAACTCCTCAAAAAATTAACAGAGGAAACTCAGAAATGTATTTTATTTTCGACTCATGACATCGATCTGGCAATTCAGTTAAGTAATGAAATGATTATTATGACTCCTGAATTGGTGGTACAGGACGCGCCATGCAATTTAATTTCAAAAGGAAGTTTTGCCACCCTATTCAAAGACGAACATATTATTTTTGATGCCGAAAAAGGAAAGTTCGTAATTACGTAG
- a CDS encoding iron chelate uptake ABC transporter family permease subunit gives MIHKKRNIILFSVLGLALLFMFFLDISLGSVTIPFKEVYNSMTGSHASKSTWEYIIVNYRLPKAITAMLVGIGLSVSGLLMQTLFRNPLAGPDVLGLSSGAILAVAIVILGAGFLPSFLNSILLSPYAIVLASTIGSVLVLLLVLLVAQRLRNTMAILIVGLMFGSFTSAIVGVLTYFSSAEQLQKFTFWSLGSLGNLSWTSISILAVCVAFGLFLSAGSIKPLNALLLGENYARSMGLNYKRARLIIIFATSILAGSVTAFAGPVAFIGLAVPHIAKLTFQTSNHTVLYWSTFFYGGIIMLFCDMASQMPGLETTLPINAITSIIGAPIVVWLLMRKRNFQ, from the coding sequence TTGATTCATAAAAAACGAAATATAATTCTGTTTTCGGTACTCGGTCTGGCCTTATTGTTTATGTTCTTTTTAGACATTAGCCTGGGATCAGTAACTATACCTTTTAAGGAAGTATATAACAGTATGACGGGAAGTCATGCCAGTAAATCGACCTGGGAATATATTATTGTCAATTATCGTCTGCCTAAGGCTATTACAGCCATGTTGGTTGGTATTGGTTTGTCAGTGAGTGGTTTGCTAATGCAGACTTTGTTTAGAAATCCACTCGCAGGACCTGATGTTTTAGGTTTAAGTTCGGGAGCAATTCTGGCTGTTGCGATTGTGATTTTAGGGGCAGGTTTTTTACCTTCATTTTTAAACTCGATTTTATTGTCGCCATATGCAATTGTACTGGCTTCGACAATAGGAAGTGTTTTGGTTTTACTATTGGTTTTATTGGTAGCACAGCGTTTACGAAATACGATGGCAATTTTAATCGTCGGATTGATGTTTGGCAGTTTTACCAGTGCTATTGTTGGGGTCTTGACGTATTTTAGTTCAGCAGAACAATTGCAGAAATTCACCTTTTGGTCTCTGGGAAGTCTTGGGAATCTTTCCTGGACTTCGATTTCGATTTTGGCGGTTTGTGTTGCTTTTGGTCTGTTTTTGAGTGCCGGAAGTATTAAACCTTTAAATGCATTGCTTTTAGGTGAAAATTACGCCAGAAGTATGGGATTGAATTATAAGAGAGCCCGATTGATAATTATTTTTGCAACAAGTATTCTGGCCGGAAGCGTTACTGCTTTCGCAGGGCCGGTTGCATTCATAGGTTTGGCAGTGCCACATATTGCAAAGCTCACTTTTCAGACCAGTAATCATACAGTTTTATACTGGAGTACTTTTTTCTACGGAGGAATAATTATGTTGTTTTGCGATATGGCATCACAAATGCCGGGACTAGAGACCACATTGCCCATTAATGCAATCACCTCTATAATTGGCGCACCAATTGTCGTTTGGCTGCTCATGCGCAAAAGAAATTTTCAGTAA
- a CDS encoding ABC transporter substrate-binding protein, whose amino-acid sequence MRHLLPKMIFVLPFFLLIGCKKNESSEIVKTETEKNSIEYASGLSIIKHEGYSVVTVSDPWPDAHTKFTYVLKEKEAKVPDSLQKYTTIKVPLESIVVTSTTNIPFLEMLEVENKLVGFPHTDYISSEKTRALIDKGAVKNVGQNEKLNIEQLIELSPDLIVTFGVDNNNAMLDNLKKSGLNVLIQADWMEQSPLGKAEWIKLYGALFGKEEQAKELFDKIVLSYDQAKKLVAGKPATSSVLYGSMYEDIWYVAKGNSWVAQFMKDAQANYLWADLKGTGSEGLSFEKVLVKAKTANFWIAAGSFKSLDEFGKSNPHYTEFDAFKSKNVYTFEGKSGATGGTVYYELAPSRPDLVLKDYIKIFHPELLPSYEFTFASKLN is encoded by the coding sequence ATGAGACATTTACTGCCAAAAATGATTTTTGTTTTACCTTTTTTTCTTCTAATCGGATGCAAAAAAAATGAATCTTCGGAGATTGTAAAAACAGAAACCGAAAAAAATAGTATCGAATATGCATCCGGACTCTCGATTATAAAGCACGAAGGATATTCGGTAGTAACCGTTTCAGATCCTTGGCCGGATGCCCATACAAAGTTTACTTATGTACTGAAAGAGAAAGAGGCGAAAGTACCGGACAGCTTACAAAAGTACACGACTATCAAAGTTCCTTTGGAGTCAATTGTGGTGACTTCAACGACTAACATTCCGTTTTTGGAGATGTTGGAAGTAGAGAATAAATTGGTAGGTTTTCCGCATACCGATTACATTTCTTCAGAAAAAACCAGAGCACTGATAGACAAAGGAGCCGTTAAAAATGTAGGGCAAAATGAGAAATTAAATATCGAACAATTAATAGAGCTATCTCCGGACTTAATAGTGACTTTTGGAGTAGACAATAACAATGCGATGCTTGATAATTTGAAAAAAAGCGGTTTAAATGTTTTGATTCAGGCCGACTGGATGGAGCAATCTCCCCTTGGAAAAGCAGAGTGGATTAAACTTTACGGTGCTTTATTTGGTAAAGAAGAACAGGCGAAAGAGTTGTTTGATAAAATTGTTTTGAGTTATGACCAAGCTAAAAAATTAGTAGCGGGAAAACCAGCAACTTCAAGTGTTTTATATGGTTCTATGTATGAAGATATCTGGTATGTAGCTAAAGGAAACAGTTGGGTGGCGCAGTTTATGAAAGATGCTCAGGCCAATTACCTATGGGCCGATTTGAAAGGTACAGGAAGCGAAGGCTTATCTTTTGAAAAAGTCTTAGTAAAAGCCAAAACAGCTAATTTCTGGATCGCTGCAGGTTCCTTTAAAAGTTTGGACGAATTCGGAAAAAGTAATCCTCATTATACAGAGTTTGATGCCTTCAAGTCTAAGAATGTTTATACGTTTGAAGGTAAATCAGGAGCAACGGGAGGAACTGTTTATTATGAGCTGGCGCCAAGCCGTCCTGATTTAGTATTAAAAGATTATATCAAGATTTTTCATCCGGAGTTGTTGCCAAGCTATGAATTTACTTTTGCCTCTAAATTAAACTAA
- a CDS encoding DUF5522 domain-containing protein: protein MNPIKTKVCSSCESSFSCGDTSNENKCWCNDFPPIFNLSEGGDCLCPVCFKEACEDKIDAYVETLTPQKALKNKAISLPKQEKLIEGIDYYMEDGNYVFKAWFHLKRGSCCGNECRHCPY from the coding sequence ATGAATCCCATAAAAACCAAAGTCTGCTCGAGCTGTGAATCTTCTTTCAGCTGTGGAGATACTTCAAATGAAAACAAGTGTTGGTGTAATGATTTTCCCCCTATTTTTAATCTTTCCGAAGGAGGCGACTGTCTTTGCCCTGTTTGTTTTAAAGAAGCCTGCGAAGATAAAATTGACGCTTACGTAGAAACGCTTACCCCACAAAAAGCGCTTAAAAATAAAGCCATATCTTTACCCAAACAAGAAAAGCTAATCGAAGGAATTGATTATTATATGGAAGACGGAAATTATGTTTTCAAAGCCTGGTTTCACTTAAAAAGAGGAAGCTGCTGCGGAAACGAATGCCGGCATTGCCCTTATTAA
- the cobU gene encoding bifunctional adenosylcobinamide kinase/adenosylcobinamide-phosphate guanylyltransferase → MIYLITGGERSGKSSYAQNLALQLSDTPMYVATARKWDSDFQNRIDRHQQERDERWTNIEKEKYLSEIDFSGKVALIDCVTLWLTNFFVDHKNEVTLSLEEAKKEFLSIAQQENATLIIVTNEIGMGVHAETHIGRKFTELQGWMNQFLASKADEVVLMVSGIPVKIKG, encoded by the coding sequence ATGATCTACCTAATTACAGGAGGCGAACGATCAGGAAAGAGCAGTTACGCCCAAAACCTGGCCTTACAACTTTCAGATACCCCTATGTATGTAGCGACAGCCAGAAAATGGGACTCTGATTTTCAAAACAGAATTGACAGACACCAACAGGAGCGTGACGAACGCTGGACCAATATTGAAAAAGAGAAATACTTAAGCGAAATTGACTTTTCCGGAAAAGTGGCTTTAATAGATTGCGTTACCCTTTGGCTGACCAACTTTTTTGTCGACCATAAAAATGAGGTTACTTTAAGTTTAGAGGAAGCAAAAAAAGAATTTCTATCGATAGCGCAACAGGAAAATGCTACTCTGATTATTGTCACAAATGAAATCGGAATGGGTGTTCATGCCGAAACTCATATCGGCCGAAAATTTACCGAACTTCAGGGCTGGATGAATCAGTTTTTGGCTTCAAAAGCAGATGAAGTGGTTCTGATGGTTTCCGGCATCCCAGTTAAAATAAAGGGATAG
- the cobT gene encoding nicotinate-nucleotide--dimethylbenzimidazole phosphoribosyltransferase yields the protein MSHLDDILKSRRDTRHFTNDEVPDEVIQKALQAGHWAPSVGLTDATRYYLIKSAAVKSTIKELFLDYNKKAEELTDNPEQKEHYKSLKLEAIEEAPIGLIIAYDRSVLNQFTIGTVGSNEAVKFSSVCAAQNIWLSLTEQGYGMGWVSILNYYQFKKILDLPENIEPLGYFCIGKPATNYDNQPMLQQLHWKQKSEAPDCTEIKTTVENLIPDLNLSPKTENPKDFNFNTQLQDKIDSKTKPIGALGTLETLAFQMGTVFETLSPKIINPAIVVFAADHGIANHGVSAYPQDVTRQMVTNFLEGGAAINVFCKQNDIQLSIVDAGVNYDFPTNANLINAKIAKGTQSFLHLPAMSEAELQLCFEKGKTIVEDIARKGSNCIGFGEMGIGNTSTASVLMSLLTGFSIEECVGKGTGVEDKKLLQKQNLLRKAIENYTSPAELKQQLAYFGGFEIIQIASGMLTAFENNMLLLVDGFICSTAFLIASKINPAIHKNAVFCHCSAEKAHQKLLDYLNAKPILNLDLRLGEGTGCAIAFPILKSAEVFLNEMASFESAGVSRK from the coding sequence ATGAGCCATTTAGACGATATACTAAAATCACGTCGTGATACCCGCCATTTTACAAATGATGAAGTTCCTGACGAAGTCATTCAGAAAGCACTTCAGGCCGGACATTGGGCACCGTCAGTTGGATTAACAGATGCTACCCGGTATTATCTTATCAAATCTGCTGCGGTTAAAAGTACCATTAAAGAACTATTTTTAGATTACAACAAAAAAGCAGAAGAGCTTACAGACAATCCTGAACAAAAGGAACACTATAAATCCTTAAAACTGGAGGCCATTGAGGAAGCTCCAATCGGACTCATTATTGCTTATGACAGATCTGTACTGAACCAATTTACGATTGGAACGGTTGGCAGCAATGAAGCGGTAAAATTCAGTTCGGTTTGTGCTGCTCAGAACATCTGGCTCTCTCTCACTGAGCAGGGTTACGGAATGGGCTGGGTGTCTATCCTGAATTATTATCAATTTAAAAAGATTCTCGATTTACCTGAAAATATTGAGCCGTTAGGGTATTTCTGCATCGGAAAACCTGCTACGAATTATGATAATCAACCCATGTTGCAGCAATTACACTGGAAACAAAAATCAGAGGCTCCGGATTGTACAGAAATCAAAACTACCGTTGAAAATCTAATTCCGGATTTAAATTTAAGTCCAAAAACAGAAAACCCAAAAGATTTCAACTTCAACACTCAGCTACAAGACAAAATAGATTCGAAGACCAAACCCATTGGTGCTCTGGGGACTCTCGAGACTTTGGCTTTTCAAATGGGAACTGTTTTTGAAACCTTAAGCCCAAAAATCATAAATCCCGCTATCGTCGTTTTTGCTGCCGATCATGGCATTGCCAATCATGGCGTAAGCGCTTACCCGCAGGATGTCACAAGACAAATGGTGACTAATTTTCTGGAAGGCGGAGCTGCCATTAATGTCTTCTGTAAGCAAAATGACATTCAGTTATCCATTGTTGATGCCGGTGTTAATTATGACTTTCCAACCAATGCCAATCTAATTAACGCCAAAATAGCCAAAGGAACACAATCCTTTCTACACCTTCCCGCAATGAGTGAAGCAGAGTTACAATTGTGTTTTGAAAAAGGAAAAACGATTGTGGAAGACATTGCAAGAAAAGGCTCCAATTGTATTGGTTTTGGCGAAATGGGAATTGGAAACACCTCTACTGCCTCAGTATTGATGAGCCTTCTAACCGGATTCTCTATCGAAGAATGCGTAGGAAAAGGAACGGGTGTCGAAGATAAAAAATTACTTCAAAAACAAAACTTACTGCGAAAAGCTATTGAAAATTATACCAGTCCGGCTGAGTTAAAACAGCAGCTGGCTTATTTTGGAGGTTTTGAAATCATACAAATTGCCAGCGGAATGTTAACTGCTTTTGAGAACAATATGCTCCTTCTGGTGGATGGTTTTATTTGCAGTACGGCTTTCTTAATTGCTTCAAAAATAAATCCTGCTATTCATAAAAATGCGGTCTTCTGTCATTGTTCTGCCGAAAAAGCGCATCAGAAATTATTAGATTATTTAAATGCAAAACCTATTCTGAATCTGGATTTACGCTTGGGTGAAGGTACAGGCTGTGCGATTGCTTTTCCAATTCTGAAATCAGCTGAAGTTTTTCTGAATGAAATGGCCAGTTTCGAAAGCGCAGGAGTGAGCAGGAAATAG
- a CDS encoding adenosylcobinamide-GDP ribazoletransferase — protein sequence MKKELHIFFTCLMFYTRIPCPKNINHDPDYLNKATRYFPFIGWIVGSISFLAFYLFSFFLSTETAVLLAIIASILTTGAFHEDGFADVCDGFGGGWTKEKILLIMKDSAIGAYGAVGLVLLFLLKFKLLSESISLFTNNIFLIFLLFISAHSLSRLAAISIIFTHEYSRDDATSKSKPIAKKHSWKEITGSFFFGLIPLLVLSFFQSEFLLAIIPVFIMRYFLARYFQKWIDGYTGDCLGATQQVCEVIYYLSILLIWKFI from the coding sequence ATGAAAAAAGAACTACATATTTTCTTTACCTGTTTAATGTTTTACACCAGAATTCCATGTCCAAAAAACATCAATCATGATCCTGATTATTTAAATAAGGCAACACGCTATTTTCCATTCATTGGCTGGATTGTTGGGAGCATTTCCTTTCTCGCTTTTTATCTCTTTTCATTCTTTCTGTCGACCGAAACCGCGGTACTTTTGGCAATTATCGCCTCAATATTAACCACGGGAGCTTTTCATGAAGACGGTTTTGCCGATGTCTGTGATGGTTTTGGTGGCGGCTGGACCAAAGAAAAAATTCTGCTTATCATGAAAGACAGTGCGATTGGAGCTTACGGAGCGGTTGGTTTAGTTTTACTATTTCTATTAAAATTTAAACTGCTTTCAGAATCCATTTCCCTTTTTACTAATAACATTTTTCTAATTTTCCTCCTATTCATTTCGGCTCATTCCTTAAGTCGTCTGGCAGCGATATCTATTATTTTTACTCACGAATACTCCCGCGATGATGCGACGAGTAAAAGTAAACCTATAGCTAAAAAACACAGTTGGAAAGAAATTACAGGTTCGTTCTTCTTCGGACTAATTCCATTATTGGTACTTTCATTTTTTCAATCTGAATTTCTTTTGGCAATTATTCCGGTATTCATCATGCGTTATTTTTTAGCCCGCTATTTCCAAAAATGGATTGATGGTTATACGGGTGACTGCCTGGGAGCAACGCAACAGGTTTGCGAAGTTATTTATTATTTAAGCATTCTTCTGATATGGAAATTTATCTAG
- the cobC gene encoding alpha-ribazole phosphatase: MEIYLVRHTETICEKGICYGQTDVDLAVPFEEIFKDIVSQLPSEALLFSSPLKRCILLAQYIQNTINPVSFITDDRLMEMNFGDWELKNWDAIPAEELNPWMEDFVTTQVTNGESFTTLHERVGTFLEDYVFNQTAPVVIVSHAGVIRSILCHQSGLPLKDAFTNKVAFGQVIKIMI; encoded by the coding sequence ATGGAAATTTATCTAGTTCGTCATACCGAAACAATCTGCGAAAAAGGAATCTGCTACGGTCAGACTGATGTAGATTTGGCTGTTCCATTCGAAGAAATCTTTAAGGATATTGTCTCGCAATTACCTTCTGAGGCCCTACTCTTTTCAAGTCCATTGAAACGTTGTATCCTACTGGCCCAATACATTCAGAATACGATAAACCCCGTTTCCTTCATTACCGACGATCGTCTAATGGAAATGAATTTTGGCGATTGGGAATTGAAAAACTGGGATGCAATTCCTGCGGAAGAACTTAATCCCTGGATGGAAGATTTTGTCACCACGCAAGTCACAAATGGGGAGTCTTTTACAACACTTCATGAAAGAGTGGGTACGTTTTTAGAAGATTATGTTTTCAACCAGACAGCTCCTGTAGTCATTGTCTCACATGCAGGTGTGATCAGAAGTATTTTATGTCATCAGTCTGGATTACCCCTAAAAGACGCTTTTACCAATAAAGTAGCGTTCGGACAGGTTATTAAAATAATGATTTAA